The Pseudomonadota bacterium DNA segment GTGAAAGCCACCAAAGCTGTTGATGGCGGCTCGACCGTGGCGCACCGCATACCGCGCGGCCTCGACCGTGCCCCCGACGCCCAGACGAAGCGTGCGCAGCACTTCGTCGACGAACACGTCGCTCGGGTCGACGGCGAAGATCTGCGCGAGGGTCTCCGGCTGGTGCAGCGACTCGAGGTACTCAGGGGAGTGCACCCGCGCGAGATCTTCGTAGCTCACGGTTTCGGGGTTGATGACGTCGACCCGCGCGATCGCCCTGACCGACAACAGGTAGTGCACGGCGTCATCAGAGCGACG contains these protein-coding regions:
- a CDS encoding histone deacetylase — translated: MNPFLALFNTARRRPLRVYHDEAYRLPISGAEAGPYALETRRSDDAVHYLLSVRAIARVDVINPETVSYEDLARVHSPEYLESLHQPETLAQIFAVDPSDVFVDEVLRTLRLGVGGTVEAARYAVRHGRAAINSFGGFH